The Oncorhynchus clarkii lewisi isolate Uvic-CL-2024 unplaced genomic scaffold, UVic_Ocla_1.0 unplaced_contig_3418_pilon_pilon, whole genome shotgun sequence genome contains a region encoding:
- the LOC139396422 gene encoding protein ANKUB1-like codes for MHDDTLNISEAGMQNEIAPPSQIVEGCNNAGATLRWETWDGWAEFLRGCFLGHRLTVQRHLSRERPVMFQLRVALYIAASLGHLDLASWLLERGVRVIEPVGVHPYREWCHQTAHPDVAKCPAVAYIERGQLTILKLFITSSVLTLACRDPQGRDPLRIALQYGHRECVRHLATKLCSVVVLPGMALPMRTYLQIKGWVRLGLRRAASRHCMGLNRALFRTRVGDTVLVDGFTLPKMSSKPRRSEAKAR; via the exons ATGCATGACGACACATTGAATATAAGTGAAGCAGGCATGCAGAACGAGATCGCCCCACCAAGCCAGATAGTAGAGGGGTGCAACAACGCCG ggGCTACTCTACGGTGGGAGACCTGGGATGGGTGGGCGGAGTTCCTCAGAGGCTGCTTCCTGGGACACAGACTGACCGTCCAACGACACCTGTCTAGGGAGAGACCTGTGAT GTTCCAGCTCCGGGTGGCACTCTACATCGCTGCTTCTCTGGGCCACCTGGACCTGGCCAGCTGGCTGCTGGAGAGGGGGGTGCGTGTCATTGAGCCGGTGGGGGTTCACCCTTACCGTGAGTGGTGCCACCAGACGGCCCACCCCGACGTCGCCAAATGTCCCGCTGTCGCCTACATCGAGCGCGGCCAGCTCACCATCCTCAAACTCTTTATCACCAGCAGCGTTCTGACCCTTGCCTGTCGGGATCCCCAGGGTCGTGACCCCCTGAGGATCGCCCTTCAGTACGGCCACAGGGAGTGTGTGCGTCACCTGGCCACCAAGCTGTGCTCTGTGGTGGTCCTCCCAGGTATGGCCCTGCCCATGCGGACATACCTCCAGATAAAgggctgggtgaggctggggctgaggaggGCAGCATCCAGGCACTGCATGGGCCTCAACAGGGCTCTGTTCAGGACCAGGGTGGGCGACACGGTCCTGGTGGATGGCTTCACCCTCCCCAAGATGTCCTCCAAGCCCAGGAGGAGTGAGGCCAAGGCGA GATAA